One genomic region from Spiroplasma endosymbiont of Polydrusus cervinus encodes:
- a CDS encoding recombinase RecT — protein sequence MGNADNGKITALGIINLSNKGLIFGKDFNIIPFKNKLITIIDSSVFQKRMEQENWMLKRGIIYKSEKFVWDTDLQKPKLHEIDFMTNTSQYENIIGAYAFGINRLTGETKGILLRKADIDRLKNSSPSGNSEYSPWNKWPKEMVKAKLYRKLAQELGVDITDIDLDEKEIKEYSNFDYIPFNDITVAKNKGHMSDEPLSNNINKYPILWRNSGH from the coding sequence GTGGGTAATGCTGATAATGGAAAAATTACAGCCTTAGGAATTATTAATTTAAGTAATAAAGGTTTAATATTCGGAAAAGATTTTAATATTATTCCATTTAAAAATAAATTAATAACTATTATTGATAGTAGTGTGTTTCAAAAAAGAATGGAACAAGAAAATTGAATGTTAAAACGAGGAATTATTTATAAAAGTGAAAAATTTGTATGAGATACCGATTTACAAAAACCAAAATTACATGAAATAGATTTTATGACAAATACCAGTCAATATGAAAATATTATTGGTGCTTATGCTTTTGGAATTAATCGTTTAACTGGTGAAACAAAAGGAATTTTATTAAGAAAAGCTGATATTGACCGTTTAAAAAATAGTAGTCCAAGTGGAAATAGTGAATATTCGCCTTGAAATAAATGACCAAAAGAAATGGTTAAAGCAAAATTATATCGTAAATTAGCCCAAGAATTAGGTGTAGATATTACTGACATTGATTTAGATGAAAAAGAAATAAAAGAATATAGTAATTTTGATTATATACCTTTTAATGATATTACTGTCGCCAAAAATAAGGGGCATATGAGCGATGAACCATTATCAAATAATATAAATAAATACCCTATCTTATGAAGAAATAGCGGACACTAA
- a CDS encoding PQQ-binding-like beta-propeller repeat protein encodes MKKLLSILSILTISGTTIPTTIAASPYQKETKSKINKRQKRSNNENIIKKKVVIKANWIIRSAGIILNNKVYFGSSDHNVYEYDPVTVQQKIVIRTEGEIWSSGVVFNNKLYFGSDDHNVYEYDPVTEQQKIVMTASNWIRSLGIGVSLNNKLYFGSGDKNVYEYDPVTGQQKIVIRTEGEIWFSGVVFNNKLYFGATDKNVYEYDPVTRKQKIVIIAEGAVQTSGVVFNNKVYFGATDKNVYEYDPVTGQQKVVIRTDGEIHGGGIAFKNKLYFGSDDYNIYEYDPVTGQ; translated from the coding sequence ATGAAAAAACTTTTAAGTATATTAAGTATATTAACAATTAGTGGAACTACTATACCAACAACAATTGCTGCCAGTCCTTATCAAAAAGAAACAAAATCAAAAATAAATAAAAGACAAAAAAGAAGCAATAATGAAAATATAATTAAAAAAAAAGTTGTAATTAAAGCAAATTGAATAATTAGATCTGCTGGAATAATATTAAATAATAAAGTTTATTTTGGTTCGAGTGATCATAATGTTTATGAGTATGATCCAGTAACGGTACAACAAAAAATCGTTATTAGAACAGAGGGGGAAATTTGATCTTCTGGTGTGGTTTTCAATAATAAGTTATATTTTGGTTCAGATGATCATAATGTTTATGAGTATGATCCAGTAACAGAACAACAAAAAATTGTCATGACAGCAAGTAATTGGATAAGATCTCTTGGCATTGGTGTAAGCTTAAACAATAAGTTATATTTTGGTTCAGGAGATAAAAATGTTTATGAGTATGATCCAGTAACGGGACAACAAAAAATCGTTATTAGAACAGAGGGGGAAATTTGATTTTCTGGTGTAGTTTTCAATAATAAGTTATATTTTGGTGCAACAGATAAAAATGTTTATGAATATGATCCAGTAACAAGAAAACAAAAAATCGTTATTATAGCAGAGGGGGCTGTCCAAACTTCTGGTGTAGTTTTCAATAATAAAGTTTATTTTGGTGCAACAGATAAAAATGTTTATGAATATGATCCAGTAACAGGACAACAAAAAGTTGTTATTAGAACAGACGGTGAAATTCATGGGGGCGGAATTGCTTTCAAAAATAAATTGTATTTTGGTTCAGATGATTATAATATTTATGAATATGATCCAGTAACAGGACAATAA
- a CDS encoding Mbov_0396 family ICE element transmembrane protein — MIVNALYKLIWSIFVQGPLQLIASFNTVLNYLTGGVVGDLMFGSKQEFSFQNIPMAFWYFVISAVCLFALIFTITMIKILFQDATETKTKFIVALQNGSKAFVFIFFIPIFFFLANFAMANIAKMITSGFGGENGNIANYLYNIGNSNWDGGGDNIPSNYSYPDNIGDFNMIAEVFGVWFMLFAMFMIGIVLVQKIIEFFFLFIISPWVMVAMTIDNGKGAFIWKDMVIAKFLASTATLTGYFIFMTTIQTILSTNLAGLGIEGIGKSLFVILMMCGGGLAVMAFSDVVANLIGEAAGVREGMSSMKSTVAGGMMAMGAAKMAGKAFGFAKSKRAKRAMAMGGTSMADKTMNAMGYGDGDWGDNETSNSQSRQEKPLDFRHFWHATEGMSSRAGIVGLAGFGLGVTTLATSKLVGAARGGGTKGFFRQIGIGVATPFKAIGKRFNPQLTSKGNQENKRNTKDLSDWKTESLNKKLGKVSKVKNKLNIPNNSFVFVNPQNKQQAKHNKPVKKVYKKEDKFNKNIGSHITKQNTRNKKWTEQATKKAEKKKS; from the coding sequence ATGATAGTTAATGCACTGTATAAATTAATATGATCAATTTTTGTACAAGGGCCATTGCAATTAATCGCATCATTTAACACCGTCCTAAATTATTTAACGGGCGGTGTGGTTGGTGATTTAATGTTTGGATCAAAACAAGAATTTAGTTTTCAAAATATCCCAATGGCATTCTGATATTTTGTAATTAGTGCTGTTTGTTTATTTGCTTTAATTTTTACAATTACCATGATTAAAATTTTGTTTCAAGATGCTACCGAAACAAAAACAAAATTTATTGTTGCTTTACAAAATGGTAGTAAAGCGTTTGTTTTTATTTTTTTCATTCCAATATTTTTCTTTTTGGCAAATTTTGCAATGGCCAACATTGCCAAAATGATTACATCGGGGTTTGGGGGTGAAAACGGAAATATTGCCAATTACCTATACAATATTGGAAATTCCAATTGAGATGGTGGTGGCGATAATATACCAAGCAATTATTCCTATCCTGATAATATTGGTGATTTTAATATGATTGCCGAAGTTTTTGGAGTATGATTTATGTTATTTGCAATGTTTATGATTGGAATTGTTTTGGTACAAAAAATAATCGAATTTTTTTTCTTATTTATTATTTCACCATGAGTAATGGTTGCCATGACTATTGACAATGGTAAAGGAGCATTTATTTGAAAAGATATGGTAATTGCAAAATTTCTAGCATCAACTGCCACTTTAACAGGATATTTTATTTTTATGACAACAATTCAAACAATTTTAAGCACTAATTTAGCAGGATTAGGCATTGAGGGAATTGGAAAATCATTGTTTGTTATTCTGATGATGTGTGGTGGCGGATTGGCAGTAATGGCGTTTTCGGATGTTGTTGCCAACTTAATTGGTGAAGCAGCTGGTGTTCGGGAAGGTATGAGTTCAATGAAATCAACTGTTGCTGGTGGAATGATGGCAATGGGGGCTGCTAAAATGGCAGGAAAAGCATTCGGATTTGCCAAAAGTAAAAGAGCCAAACGAGCAATGGCAATGGGTGGTACTAGTATGGCAGATAAAACCATGAATGCGATGGGTTATGGCGATGGTGATTGAGGGGATAATGAAACATCAAACAGTCAATCTCGCCAAGAAAAACCACTTGACTTTCGCCATTTCTGACACGCTACCGAGGGAATGAGTTCGCGTGCTGGGATTGTCGGGTTAGCAGGCTTCGGACTTGGAGTCACAACACTTGCCACAAGTAAACTAGTGGGGGCTGCTCGCGGCGGTGGAACAAAAGGATTCTTCCGCCAAATTGGAATTGGAGTTGCAACACCATTCAAAGCAATTGGTAAAAGATTTAATCCACAATTGACTAGCAAAGGAAATCAAGAAAACAAAAGAAATACAAAAGATTTAAGTGATTGAAAAACTGAGTCTTTAAATAAAAAACTAGGTAAAGTAAGTAAAGTCAAAAATAAATTAAACATTCCAAATAATAGTTTTGTTTTTGTTAATCCACAAAATAAGCAACAAGCAAAACATAATAAACCAGTTAAAAAAGTTTATAAAAAAGAAGATAAATTTAATAAAAATATTGGTAGTCATATTACAAAACAAAATACTAGAAACAAAAAATGAACAGAACAAGCAACCAAAAAAGCAGAAAAGAAAAAGTCATAA
- the dcm gene encoding DNA (cytosine-5-)-methyltransferase encodes MLKIIELFAGIGSQRKALEKIGINHKVIAFCDNDKYAEKSYRAIFNDYDTQNLGDITKLETLPYADLITWSFPCQDISNANNNGRGLNGKRSGLAYKVVDLIKTMPTKPKYLLMENVPNLLNKKFFVGFQNLQNQLGELGYYNQYFTMNAKDYGVPQNRKRLFMISTLKQDFTFQYPQPCNLKFLVKDILENNVNEKYFIRQESMKKAIENNKLKIIEQCAYTITTKQMRWGNAGIIAIPNDIKFNARGKMEIDFNSYQQESRVYDASNENTYLDTLTTNSKSAKIATPIKNYRNFIVLPRAKDGLLVNGSYNRFWKTENNYMGTIAASNINKIIVDKHKLQQQDSSKILSFLINEKEYFLRVLTPKECWLLMGFSNKDFDKASKVVSETQLYKQAGNSIVVDVLERIFTAMFQIERKN; translated from the coding sequence ATGCTTAAAATAATTGAATTATTTGCTGGGATTGGAAGTCAAAGAAAAGCTTTAGAAAAGATTGGAATTAACCACAAAGTAATTGCATTTTGTGATAACGATAAATACGCTGAAAAATCATATCGAGCAATATTTAATGATTATGACACACAAAATTTAGGAGATATTACTAAACTAGAAACTTTACCGTATGCTGATTTAATAACTTGATCATTTCCATGCCAAGACATATCAAATGCCAATAATAATGGGCGAGGATTAAATGGCAAGCGAAGTGGTTTAGCTTACAAGGTTGTTGATTTAATAAAAACAATGCCAACTAAACCAAAATATCTTTTAATGGAAAATGTACCAAATTTATTAAATAAAAAGTTTTTTGTCGGATTTCAAAATCTTCAAAATCAACTTGGTGAATTAGGATATTATAACCAATATTTTACAATGAATGCCAAAGATTATGGAGTTCCCCAAAATCGGAAAAGATTGTTTATGATTTCAACATTAAAGCAAGATTTTACATTTCAATATCCCCAACCTTGTAATTTAAAATTTTTGGTAAAAGATATTTTAGAAAATAATGTAAATGAAAAATATTTTATTAGACAAGAATCAATGAAAAAAGCAATTGAAAACAATAAACTTAAAATTATTGAACAATGTGCTTATACAATTACAACAAAACAAATGCGATGAGGAAACGCTGGAATTATTGCAATTCCCAATGATATAAAATTTAATGCTCGTGGCAAAATGGAAATAGACTTTAATTCTTATCAACAAGAAAGTAGAGTATATGATGCTAGTAATGAAAATACATATCTAGATACATTAACTACAAATTCAAAATCAGCAAAAATTGCAACTCCAATTAAAAATTATAGAAATTTTATTGTTTTACCACGAGCAAAAGATGGTTTACTAGTTAATGGTTCATATAATCGGTTTTGAAAAACAGAAAATAACTATATGGGAACAATCGCAGCAAGTAATATCAATAAAATCATCGTTGATAAACATAAATTACAACAACAAGATAGTAGTAAAATACTATCTTTTTTAATTAATGAAAAAGAATATTTTTTGCGAGTATTAACTCCAAAAGAATGTTGATTATTAATGGGATTTAGTAATAAAGACTTTGATAAAGCAAGCAAAGTTGTTTCAGAAACCCAACTTTATAAACAAGCTGGCAATAGTATTGTTGTGGATGTGCTAGAAAGAATTTTTACAGCAATGTTTCAAATAGAAAGGAAAAATTAA
- a CDS encoding Mbov_0399 family ICE element protein — protein MKKTILVPLLLTATIGISEPLIFKSSLNDNFSIAKQEQIINKNAKKSFNPTAPSFTKNINWDNNIDVETGGTWSGDYTEKVESGYYYVNILDYASSWNDFKNKYKQIQIDFEGYVDHNQADRVDYNAYYYINLSQISGMAKTSQIFHHYQGYTQNAEWGWADVRYQLENNDERIKIDFLVYARATNGWNSHNTWAKTWLKVNKLIFNTSFSFNEMKSSLISELNKELSYYSNIDNNPQSANNWNQIKEQMDSKIRKALNDNNNTQEWIEFLNPNYQLEKRNNNYYLKTSFNIENYQNGSSEIWEFKTPLNFNSDYNIANAKNRIENELKQTIIYQSDTSTNILDESNWNAIKTILDNKIFNVLSKKGSIIEWKKLIKPNYALITENNNYYLKTSFNIFNHLTEQWENWVFKTKLNFSLSAKYWKSKLQERILITPGKISDKNGVTMINDIEEVINNGEGRENKYNKGIIKYHTTTFFQYIEPKENNNDPDYDIVKINGVNLNAVNGLYTHTFDDKEKVNKYEIEIIHRPNPKIGGDVGGNFKLTILIETITPSLQLKLMGWGPKNIDYEKLTNEFIKDPSNENKSIKNPNYDKEINKETGTKKQLIWVQHQSNTPFPLDPIDKDGNLIKTSNINDYDIGYLAEASAVGAGFENFYNNDNIEKVTRYLSNEKLNTKFENGYQLEKNKTGDVNTSAGWFHFIIQQKRFNDLNGNTQPPFYQHKFIYVDKNKSSNYQYFLNSVDSKDASDFWNTTQGRHLKDYMINYKKWNTDNDLAKLNYEAVLSYWRDYVSDIRNHLAINESINNFKALNDLNISALKMNAKDIKTIRDKINKYVWQEINKLSLLATINKDYIIQIYKNQQWQKLIDDDLNELITNQQEQTKEIMIKIKALNTSMILIGETNQFKVINNLNYDENKVIDLSKIKYQNQEYNFKDKTKDNIFNNYIMEYIKQGFKINKLDEILKQDIDYQISLQGVNGKKININDNELQEFMKKIQENKGAELKITIYALDNSLKVIGNASYKLINNPITENAPNKPNEIPPTEGIILNIINKPIDPNNPNGNNGNNGNGENNNPNKPEKPNKQPDPNKPNENNESGWKKFLKKPVNLFFMTLISCGIVGGFITWIIIKNQLNKKIGGKIENKKSKNKKEIKKQ, from the coding sequence ATGAAAAAAACTATATTGGTACCATTGTTATTAACAGCCACAATTGGTATAAGTGAACCACTTATTTTTAAATCATCCCTCAATGATAATTTTTCGATTGCAAAACAAGAACAAATTATAAATAAAAATGCAAAGAAAAGTTTTAACCCAACAGCCCCAAGTTTTACGAAAAATATTAATTGAGATAATAATATTGATGTCGAAACTGGCGGTACTTGGAGTGGTGATTATACAGAAAAAGTAGAATCAGGATACTATTATGTTAATATTTTAGATTATGCAAGTAGTTGAAATGATTTTAAAAATAAGTATAAACAAATTCAAATAGATTTTGAGGGTTATGTTGATCATAACCAAGCAGATAGGGTTGATTATAATGCTTACTATTATATCAATCTAAGTCAAATAAGTGGCATGGCCAAAACATCCCAAATTTTTCATCACTATCAAGGTTATACCCAAAATGCAGAATGAGGATGAGCAGATGTAAGATACCAATTAGAAAATAATGATGAGCGCATTAAAATTGATTTTTTGGTTTATGCAAGAGCCACAAACGGATGAAATTCTCATAATACATGAGCTAAAACCTGATTAAAAGTTAATAAATTGATTTTTAATACGAGTTTTAGTTTTAATGAGATGAAAAGTAGTTTAATAAGCGAATTAAATAAAGAGCTTAGTTATTATTCTAATATTGATAATAACCCGCAAAGTGCTAATAATTGAAATCAAATTAAAGAGCAAATGGATAGCAAAATCAGAAAAGCACTAAATGATAATAATAATACACAGGAATGAATTGAATTTTTAAACCCAAATTATCAATTAGAAAAAAGGAACAATAATTATTATCTTAAAACAAGTTTTAATATTGAAAATTATCAAAATGGCAGTTCTGAAATATGAGAATTTAAAACACCTTTAAATTTTAATAGCGATTATAATATTGCTAATGCCAAAAATAGAATAGAAAACGAGTTAAAACAAACAATTATTTATCAAAGTGATACATCAACCAATATTTTAGATGAAAGTAATTGAAATGCAATTAAAACTATCTTAGATAATAAAATATTTAATGTTTTAAGCAAAAAAGGAAGCATAATTGAATGAAAAAAACTTATTAAACCAAATTATGCTTTAATAACAGAAAATAATAATTATTATCTTAAAACAAGTTTTAATATTTTTAATCATTTAACAGAACAATGAGAAAATTGAGTTTTTAAAACAAAACTCAATTTTTCATTAAGTGCAAAATATTGAAAAAGTAAATTACAAGAACGAATTTTAATAACACCAGGAAAAATTAGTGATAAAAATGGGGTTACAATGATTAATGATATCGAAGAAGTTATTAATAACGGTGAGGGAAGGGAAAATAAATACAATAAAGGAATAATAAAATATCATACAACAACATTTTTTCAATATATCGAACCAAAGGAAAATAATAATGATCCTGATTATGATATTGTTAAAATAAATGGGGTTAATTTAAACGCTGTTAATGGTTTATACACACATACTTTTGATGATAAAGAAAAAGTTAATAAATATGAAATTGAAATTATTCACCGACCAAACCCTAAAATTGGGGGAGATGTTGGTGGTAATTTTAAGTTAACAATTTTAATTGAAACAATTACCCCATCATTGCAATTAAAATTAATGGGATGAGGGCCAAAGAATATTGACTATGAAAAACTAACAAATGAATTTATCAAAGACCCTAGCAATGAAAATAAATCAATCAAAAACCCTAATTATGATAAAGAAATTAATAAAGAAACAGGGACGAAAAAGCAATTAATCTGAGTTCAACATCAATCTAACACCCCTTTTCCATTAGATCCAATTGACAAAGATGGAAATTTAATAAAAACTAGTAATATTAATGATTATGATATCGGTTATTTAGCAGAAGCAAGTGCAGTCGGAGCTGGTTTTGAAAACTTTTACAATAATGACAACATTGAAAAAGTTACTCGTTATTTATCAAATGAAAAGTTAAATACTAAATTCGAAAATGGCTATCAATTAGAAAAAAACAAAACTGGTGATGTTAACACTAGTGCTGGGTGATTTCATTTTATTATTCAACAAAAACGCTTTAATGATTTAAATGGTAATACCCAACCGCCATTTTATCAACACAAATTTATCTATGTTGATAAAAATAAAAGTTCAAATTATCAGTATTTTTTAAATTCAGTTGATAGTAAAGATGCGAGTGATTTTTGAAATACAACACAAGGAAGACATCTAAAAGATTATATGATTAACTATAAAAAGTGAAACACAGACAATGATTTAGCAAAATTAAATTATGAAGCAGTGTTATCATATTGGCGAGATTATGTTTCAGATATTCGCAATCATTTAGCAATCAATGAAAGTATCAATAATTTTAAGGCATTAAATGATTTAAATATTAGTGCTTTAAAAATGAATGCCAAAGATATTAAAACTATTAGAGATAAAATTAACAAATATGTTTGACAAGAAATAAATAAACTTAGTTTATTAGCAACAATAAACAAAGATTATATTATTCAAATATATAAAAATCAGCAATGACAAAAATTAATTGATGATGATTTAAATGAACTAATAACTAATCAACAAGAACAAACAAAAGAAATAATGATAAAAATAAAAGCACTAAATACATCAATGATACTAATTGGGGAAACAAACCAATTTAAAGTTATTAACAACTTAAATTATGATGAAAATAAAGTAATTGATTTAAGTAAAATTAAATATCAAAATCAAGAATATAATTTTAAAGATAAAACAAAAGATAATATTTTTAATAATTATATTATGGAATATATTAAACAAGGTTTTAAAATTAATAAATTAGATGAAATCTTAAAACAAGATATTGATTATCAAATATCATTGCAAGGAGTAAACGGAAAAAAGATTAATATTAATGATAATGAATTACAGGAATTTATGAAAAAGATTCAAGAAAATAAAGGTGCTGAGTTAAAAATTACTATTTATGCTTTGGATAATAGTTTAAAAGTTATTGGGAATGCTTCATATAAATTAATAAACAACCCAATAACAGAAAATGCCCCCAACAAACCAAATGAAATTCCCCCAACAGAGGGTATTATACTTAACATTATCAATAAACCAATTGATCCCAATAATCCAAATGGAAATAACGGAAATAACGGGAATGGAGAAAATAATAATCCAAATAAACCAGAAAAACCAAATAAACAACCAGATCCTAACAAACCTAATGAAAATAATGAAAGTGGTTGAAAAAAGTTTTTAAAAAAACCAGTTAATTTATTTTTTATGACTTTGATTAGTTGTGGGATAGTTGGTGGGTTTATAACTTGAATTATCATTAAAAATCAATTAAATAAAAAAATTGGGGGCAAAATAGAAAATAAAAAAAGTAAAAACAAAAAGGAAATAAAAAAACAATAA
- a CDS encoding transposase, translated as MLGQSSKIISCFIKTTPKTAWYNRQKLIQSKQLENTQLKFKKLSGQIQMDETFIKEIHKGNFKDKFDKRKTHLDPFSTNTKCCIQMAVDINNNIFVQSTNTKRLQKQWIIKNMNKQLIKEKSLIFSDMQPLYLLVAKQTNSTLYSTKTSINPDTSYRKLSKISKLQSSLKEALIHYHGLGFTNIQNYLNLWKWKYQHKGLTPKQQSTVLYFNV; from the coding sequence TTGTTAGGACAATCTAGCAAAATAATTTCTTGTTTTATTAAAACAACACCAAAAACCGCTTGGTATAATCGACAAAAACTAATCCAATCAAAACAATTAGAAAATACTCAATTAAAATTTAAAAAATTAAGTGGTCAAATCCAAATGGATGAAACTTTTATTAAAGAAATCCATAAAGGTAATTTTAAAGATAAATTTGATAAACGAAAAACTCATCTTGATCCATTTTCAACTAATACCAAATGTTGTATTCAAATGGCAGTTGATATCAATAATAATATTTTTGTTCAATCCACCAATACCAAACGATTACAAAAACAATGAATTATTAAAAATATGAATAAGCAATTAATTAAAGAAAAATCATTGATTTTTTCTGACATGCAACCATTATATTTATTAGTAGCAAAACAAACAAATTCTACTCTATATTCTACCAAAACTAGTATAAATCCTGATACTAGTTATCGAAAGTTAAGTAAGATTAGTAAATTACAATCTAGTCTTAAAGAAGCCTTAATTCATTATCATGGTTTAGGTTTCACTAATATTCAAAATTATTTAAATCTATGAAAATGAAAATACCAGCATAAAGGTTTAACACCAAAACAACAATCAACGGTATTATATTTCAACGTTTAA
- a CDS encoding Mbov_0395 family pilin-like conjugal transfer protein produces the protein MKANNTADFSGIIDVAIMWTNIVLGVILTLQVIFAGWKLIIILISIMRNADNPEARANDLGALKWPIVGIIASLVVIAIINVFLQAYKGYNPAIGG, from the coding sequence GTGAAAGCAAACAACACAGCAGATTTTAGCGGAATAATTGATGTTGCCATAATGTGAACTAATATTGTTTTGGGAGTTATTCTAACATTGCAAGTTATATTTGCAGGTTGAAAATTAATTATTATTTTAATTTCAATAATGCGAAATGCCGATAATCCAGAGGCGCGAGCAAATGATCTAGGTGCTTTAAAATGACCAATTGTCGGAATTATTGCTTCTTTGGTAGTAATTGCCATAATTAATGTTTTTCTGCAAGCTTATAAAGGATATAATCCCGCGATTGGCGGATAG